Within the Arachis duranensis cultivar V14167 chromosome 10, aradu.V14167.gnm2.J7QH, whole genome shotgun sequence genome, the region TATCACTCTGTATCTCTGAACTGTTGAAATATGTATGGGAGCAGCTATGTCATTTTACTATTGGAATGCCATGCTGGTCTATGACATTTTATATTAGCATTGTGTTAATGTTGAATTGAAGACATTGGGAATTCACAATTTGTAAATTGAGAAACTAATTTGGTCATTTCTAAATGTCAGAAACTGATTTGATGAGTgctgaaaatttttagaatgaaattaaaagttatctcaaattttaagtataatagaattagaaaatttgtgataCTCAAAACAtgtaatttgtttaaaaaatttctccagattaaatatatttttgaaaaaaaaattcctaactTTGTCACATTAGTCTTTTTACTGTAAAGTATATATAAATGTTAAGTTGGTAATTTGGATTGATTAACAAATAACTTTGTCTTGTCCTGTTTTTTCAGATCAAGAATCTATTACTGAGTGTGTCTTGAACAATCCGATAGACTGGATTCCAGGTATGAAAAACATTCGACTTAAAGACATGCCAAGCTTTATTAGGACCACAACTCTAGAAGAGACCATGTTTGATTTCATGGGGTCCGAGGCACAGAATTGCTTAAAATCATCGACAATAATTTTCAATACTTTCCAAGATCTTGAGCTAGAAGTCCTTGATGCAATCAAGAACGACACATTCCCCAACATATACAACATTGGACCACTTCCCTTTCTAGGTAGCCATGTCTTCAATAATAACAAGGACAAATTAATGTCCCATGGATCTTCAAGCCTATGGTTAGAAGACTCAAGTTGCCTCAATTGGTTAGATAAATGGCAACCCAATTCAGTTGTTTATGTGAATTATGGAAGTTGGACCGTCATGAGTGAAGATCACCTTAAAGAATTTGCTTGGGGCCTTGCAAATAGTAATCACCCATTTTTATGGATAATTAGGGACAATATTGTGATGGGTGAATCAGCAATTTTGCCAATGGAATTCTCTAATGAGATTAGAGATAGAGGGTACATAACAAGTTGGTGCCCACAAGAAAAAGTGCTTTCACATTCATCAATTGGAGTATTCTTAACACATTGTGGTTGGAATTCAGTGATAGAAGCTTTGTGTGGAGGTGTTCCTATTATATGTTGGCCTTTTTTTGCGGATCAACAAACGAATTGTAGATATGTTTGTGCAAATTGGAGATTTGGTGTGGAGTTAAGGCATGACGTGGAGCGTGGTGAGGTTGCTGAGGTTGTTAAGGAAATGATGGAAGGAGAAATAGGAAgggaattaaagaaaaatgttttggAATGGAGGAAGAAAGCTCTAGAAGCCACTCATGTAGGTGGATCATCGTACAATGATTTCAATAGGTTAGTAGAAGAGGCCCTTCGTTTTCAAAATGTAGTTTAATTTGTTATCATTATATACTGTCCGCCTTAAAATAATTgtagttttaattttgataaatctaAAACATTTTATACActcaattatatttattatttattttttggatgaCTACTTATacagttaatataaaaattagttctTTTATGATATAACATTATAAGATTAAATACACatatgaaattattttatattgacaCTCAAAATCAAatccaaaaattaattaatgaaaactattttgaaatgAATGGTGTATAATAATCACACGAAACAGTACTTTTTTACAAGAATAAGTAGCATATTGATTAAATACAAAATTGTAATATGtatattataacaaaaattatttttaatagtaaatttttgttgataataacataataattactatagatcttatttaatttatgtttttgtacaattatatatttattattatatattaaatggtaattatatactttttacggccaataaattttttttggcaatcgtataattattgttaaaatattttaggtAGGAATGACAAAACTCTCTAAGACGTAGAGATTCTTATGGAGACTACTCTGAATGGAGATCTGATTGTGAGAATTTTCTCCACGGGAATCGAAACGGGAGGCAAGATTCCTCTGAGGCAAGCGCGGGGATCCGAGCGGGAATTCCCGCCCCGTCCCCACTAATCCCcgaaattcataaatttatttaattatcttCTAGTGGCTAGCGTCATCCATACTCTATCCAACCTCTCTGCCGTCACCCCTTCACTACTCTCCCGTCTCACCGCATTATCACCCCCTCATCGTTCCATTACCCTCACCGCATCGTTCTCTATATTCGTGGCATTTCTTTCCACAATTCTGTTATCGTGTCCATTCTCCTCTTTGCTGTCACATCCCTCACCTCGTCCACTGCTCTACGCTCTGGCTCGCCGTGATGTCCTGCACTACGTCATTTTAAAAGAAGTCACCATGTTATCATTTAcactttttgtataaaattttgcTGTTTTTGTATAGGATAAATACTTTCAACTCTATTCTTatggaaattaataattagtcagaACTATCAGAGAGATGGAAAATGAGGTCCCTGCGGAGAATGGGGCCCTGTGGGAAAGGGAAATTGGGAGCAATATTCTTCCACGGCAGAGAATGGGAACAGGGATGGGGAACAAATCTGGGGGCAGGGATGGAGAGTAGGGAGGCATCCCCCGCCCCCGACCTGCCTTGTTGACATCCCTAATTTTACAGACAAAGTGTAATACGATTAATGTCTAATTGTCAGTAAATATATTAGCGACAATTTTCATTgctactaaaaacaaaataaatggcggttaaaaaaattttttaatcgaGAAAAATCAGCCATCAAATCAGgtatcatatatttatatataaatatattatttaaataattgcaACGCCCAAGGTTTGCTAAACCCCCTCCCCCATCCACTACCCCTTATACATTCGGATGATACCACCATAATCGGccttttcttcctcctcctttaCCGAACCATCAGTATTTAGTTTTGTCCACCCAATCGGTGGTGCTTTCCATGTGGTCCTTCTTACGGCTTCACTTTTTGTATTTCTAGTGAGAGAATGTTTGGCGATAGCTCCCTTCAACTTCCTCAAGTAGTTCCTTATGATGTCTAATGCATTGTCTGGTTTGTTCATGTTGTTATTGTGAACTTCTTTATTCCTCCAGTTCCATATCCACCAGCAAGTGACCATAAACTGATCGATCCATTGGTCTTGTGAGAACTTGCCAATGTCACTGTTTAAATTAATATCCAACCAAATCTCAAATGGAACTGAAAAGAAAAGGGTTGTTGTGCAAGGATGAATGATCTTTGCCCAGATGCAAGCTGTCTTTGGGAAGTCTCTTATCACATGTATTAAAGACTCCTCAATTCCTCGACAATGATGACGGTGAGGGTTACCTCCCATGATTCTACCTGTCTATTGCGCCGTGAGTAACTTGTTGTGGGTCATGAGCCAAATAAACACCTTTATTCTCCCCGTTCTTTTCTATTTCCAAATTCTGTTCTAGATTTTCTTTCCATCATTCTCATTATTGGTTATCACCTTATAAGGTGAGGCAACTAAAATTCTCTATTATCATCATGCTTCCAAGTCATGTTATTCTCCCCAACTTTATTGTCTCTATCAAAATTTTCTCACATGGTGCTCCAGATGGTGACTAACTCCATCTATAAAGGGGAATCAACAGCTCTAACTTGGTATCCTTGTGTCTGACTATAAAGGCTCCCATATTTGTGATGCATCATATTGctccaaataaaattttgatcaaTGAGAAGCTTTCAGATTAACTTCAAGAGAAACGCTTGATTCATCGCTTGTAATTTCTTGAACCCCATGCCACCCTTGTATTTTTCTAGACAGAAGGTGTCTCACTTCACAAGATACATTCTCTTTTGATTCTCTTTGTCGTCCCACACAAAGCTTCTTTGAGCTTTCTCAATTTTCATACAATTTCCTTAATTATTTGCTGTGTTGCATTTTATAGTAAGTCATCGGAGCTAATAATTGCTTTGGCTAGAGTCATTCGTCCTGCTAAAGATAAGCACTGAGCTTTCCATCCCTTCAGCTTGTCTTGAATTATTTGAATGATGTGTTTGAAATGCTACTTACCTTTTCTTTGATTGTAGAGCATTGCCCCCAAATATTTTTTGAGACTTGCTTGCGCCTGGAAGTGGACTTTTCCAATTATTCCTGCCCTTGTTTCTCTTTTCACATTGTTGGAGAATGTAATAGAGGTCTTACTGGTGTTGATTTTCAACCCTGAAGCTTAAGAGAAGCGTTTCATTGTGCTGATTATTAACTCCATCTGTTCTACACTTGCTTCtgacaaaattaaaagatcatttGCAAAGAGAAGATGGGATATTTTCGGACCCTGTTTGCTAATTCTCATGGGTTTCCATTTAGGGATGGCAACACTACCCGAACTCGCGGGTACTCACCTCACCCCTACCCGCTCGGGGCAGGTTTTTAGCGGCGCGGGACGGGACCGGGTTTAGGTTATAGGGGCAGGTAGGGGCTGGGCGGGTTAGGGTTCAACCATTTACTACCCGCAGGTAGGAGTGGGCTGAATTTTATGCGGGTTATTGTAAGGCAGGGCGAGGTCGGGTAGAGCAACCCACCCCTATCCACCCCGTTGCCACCCCTATTTCCATCTTTCTTTGTTGACTTGCTACTCTATCATGTATCATAACCTGTTCATAGCTATGACAAAGAGATACGGAGAGATGGGATCTCTTTGCCTTAAACCTCTAGTGGGGGTGAAgtcttctgttttttttttccattctaTAAAACATTGTACGTGACGGTTGTTACACACTCCATTATCAACTCCAAAAGCTTCCTTCGCACTCCAAAGTCCTCGAGACTTTGTTTAAGGAAATTCCATTTTAATCAATCATACGCTTTTTTAAAGTGGACTTTGACCGCCACAAGGCCTTTCTTCCCTTTCATTTTCTTCATGATGTAGGTGATCTCTTTTGCTACTAAGATATTGTCTTGTATATTTTGACCTGGTATGAAGCTAGTTTGGTTGGGTGCAATTTGGTCAATAAGTGCGGGCTTGAGTCTGGCTGCGATGATTTTGATTATGCACTTATAACTCACATTTCATAGTGCACTCGATCTAAATTGGTTGATGAATTATGGACCTTACACTTTTGGCATGAGAGATATAAGGGTATGGTTATGGTCCTTAACTCGACCCAGGTTGTTCCAGATATCCGTCACATGCATATAGATGTCATCCTGTATTGTATCCCAATGCTCTTTATAGAACAGGGCTAGGTAGCCGTCAGGCCCCGAAGCTTCCAGATATCCTgtattgctttctttatttcATCCCTATTGAGTTTGCTGgtcatttttttaatctagTTGTGTTGGAGAGGAGCGCAGTGTCCGTCAGTATTTAGAGTGTATGTCCCTTGATCATCATCTTTATACAGATTCATGAAGAAGTTAAGGGAATGGTTGGCAAGATCTTTTGAATCCTCCATCCATTCCCCTTAGTTGTCCCTAAGTTTGatcactttatttcttcattttcttgtcATTGTCTTTGTATGATAATATTAGGTATTTCTATCACCATTGACCAACTAAAGATCTCTAGATTTTTGCATccaaagaattttttttctttgttgagAAGGTCTTCAAGCTCTTTATTGAGGGATCTTTCTAATTCATCTAAAGATGGATTTTTTCCATAACTTCAAGCTCTTTGAATGCCCCCAGTGCAGTTTATCAGTCTTCTTTTGAATTTCCCAACATGGCCAAAGACATTTTTGTTCCAAAAGCACAGATCCTGGGTCAAGGAATTGAGAGCAGATGCTAAGGAGGTGTACTTTCTCCATTTGGCTTTTATAAAATTCCTATACTTAGGGTCGAGGTTCCACATAGCTTCGTAATGAAACGGTCTTTCTCTTTTATCGGGCTTCTAAGGATCATAGCGAATTAGGAGAGGGTGATGATCCAAGTTTCTTCTAGTGAGGGCTTCCACCCCTTGCTTCCAGAAATCTAACTCACCAATTAGCATTTGAGAGTGCTCTATCTAAGCACTTGAACACCCTGTCAAGACCCTTCCATGTGAATTTGGAACCCACATAGCAAATGTCTATCAAAGAGCAGGAGTTTATCCAGTGTTTAAATTTTCTGCAGGTTGTTTGGTCTATCCTCACTCCTCCTTTTTTCTCTAGAAAGTCTGCTATCTCATTGTAATCTTCCACCATGAGCCActgttcttttatattttgagcCATACTTTTTAATTCAGTCCAGAGCACCATTTTATTAGCCTTTTGAGGACTAGTATAAATAGCAGTTAGTAGCCAGCTATCTTTGTTGCTTTGTTTCACCTCTATATGAATATACTGTTTGTGAGATTTTGACATTGATTGAAAGATCTGGGTCCCTCCAGAGAATCCAAATTCCTCCGCTAAAACCCTCCGTCTCTTCAACATGGCTGAAGTGAAATCCCAATCTCCTAATCACAGATTGTACTTGCATTCTGCTGCATTTTGTTTCCATCAAGATGGTTATATCTGGTTTATGATGTCTACCAATTTTCTAAAAGAGTGCGGCCAAAAGCCTTACTAACTACACCCCTACAATTTCAGGCAAAAATAATCATTAAAACCACTTTAAGTGCAAGACCCCAATCGAGTGAACACTCTCAGTTTGCACTGAGTAGCCCCCTGCTGCCAAAGTGGTCTCAGCCTAATTCGTATTTGATGGCCCTTTATTCTTAGGTATTTTGTCCACATTTTTCATAGGGTCCTGATCATTGCCTTTTTCTTGAAGCCTCCCTTCTTGATATCTTCAGGCAACTTCTATCATTAGCTCCGTTTGCATTAAGTGAAGGTCTGGTGGCTTTTTTTCTTGTTGGTCCTCCATCTCCTCATCAACAAAAGAAGGTTTTGGTACCATATAATCCTCTATAGACACTTCTAGATTATGATAGAGGTTGGCAGGGTTGTGTTCCGATCTAGTTAGAGAAAGTTGGGGATTTGGGAATAGGTCAAGGTGTTGTTGTTGGTTCAAAGGGAGGTCtatgtctttcttttctaaaaCGGATTATGGGTCGACTTCAGTCTTGGGTCGTTCGTCGGGTTTGTTCGAGGTTTTAGGGTCCGGGTTGTTGGTCTTTGTATTTTGGTATATGGAGTTGTGAGCTTGTGTGTCTTTGTTTGGTCTATTGTTGGTGTTTCTTGTTATTTGACTGTTTTGGGAGTTACCAGAAGTTTGCTTGGTTTTTTGGGCTTTTGGGGTATTAGTCTCCTTGTTGGGCTTTGCTAATAGGTTCTATCCAGCGGGTTTTGTCTCTGATGGgtcctctctctctcattttctcTATCCACCACCTGATTAGGATTATCATTTGTTTCAAATTCCGTTACCTCTTCCTCCATTACCTACAAGGAGGCAAACCTCATACCTGTCACAGTGTCCCATTTTATCCCCCTTTTTTGCTCCCCTCTCTACTATTTATCCCCTTCATAccaattttttctattctttttccaCGAGCTGGCCTTTGCACAACCATCCAAGTGTCATATTGGTCATCTTTCTCCTAAAGAACTTTTTTGTCCTTgtcttttttagaaaatttcatACTACCCTCTTGTGTTTTGCCTCCTGTCTGTTTATTTGCCTTCGTACCTCCATTCTCCTTCTGGTTTGTCTTTGTCCCTATTAGTACCGGTTGTCTGCTGCCATTATTTTTTGCACAATTTATTTTCTCGTTCCCTACCATTCCGCAAGAAAAACAAATGTTGTAAATCCCTTCATATTCCACCAGGTATCGAACCCCATTGATGGCGTATTGTGATACTAGTGGCTCATTAAGATCTATCTCAACACATAACCTTGCGAACTTCCCTCGACACTTGTCAGCAGTATTAGTGTCCACCTTGATTGTTCTTCCAATTATGTTGCCTATCCTTTTCAACATATCATCTTCGTAGTATTCAATTGCTAAATTTGGGAGTCTCACCCAAGCTACAATGGAGTCAATGGTTGCTTCTTCTGGTTAAAATTCGGTTTCCATGGGCGGACGATAAGGTAATGATCTAGTATTTTTCATTATCCTCCGGTAAAGGCAAAATCTAAGTCTTATAGGGAATAAAATTTTACGATAAAAAATCATTTCCAAGGTCAATCACTTCAATACTACCttatgagcgaataatttatacgctttttggcattgtttttagtatgttttagttagtttttattatatttttattagtttttagttaaaattcacttttctggactttactatgagtttgtgtgtttttctatgatttcaggtattttctggctgaaattgagggacctgagcaaaaatctgattcagagactgaaaaggactgcagatgctgttggattctgacctccctgcactcgaagtgaattttctggagctacataagctcaattggcgcgctcttaactgcgttgaaaagtagacatcctgggctttccagcaatgtataatagtccatactttgcccgatatttgatggcccaaacaggcgttccaagtcagctcaagaattctggcgtaaaacgacagaactggcacaagaatgggggttaaacgcccaaactggcacaaaagctggcgtataactccaagaaaagtctctacacatggaagcttcaatgctcagcccaagcacacaccaagtggacccagaagtggatttttacgttatttactcatttctgtataccctaggctactagttcactattaataggatcttttgacattgtatctgtacctcatgacactttacacgtttctcattgtatcttctacagcatgagtctctaaaccccatggttaggggggaggagctctgctgtgtctcaatgaattaatgcaattacttctgttttctattcaattacgcttgtttctattctaagatattcattcgcacctcaacatgatgaatgtgatgatccgtgacactcatcaNNNNNNNNNNNNNNNNNNNNNNNNNNNNNNNNNNNNNNNNNtactggattctattccgacatgatcgagaaccgacagctgaatagccgtgctgtgacagagcgcgttgaacattttcactgagaggatgggaggtagcactgacaacggtgaaaccctacatacaacttgccatggaaaggaggaagaagggttggatgaagacagtaggaaagcagagagacggaagggacaaagcatcttcatacgcttatctgaaattcttaccaatgaattgcataagtatctctatctttattttatgctttattcataaatcacctataaccatttgaatctgcctgactgagatttacaagatggccatagcttgcttcataccaacaatctccgtgggatcgacccttactcgcgtaaggtttattacttggacgacccagtgcacttgctggttagttgtgcgaagttgtgataaagcattgagattgcaattgagcgtaccatatTGATAGCCCCattaatgatcacaatttcgtgcaccaagtttttggcgccgttgccggggattgtttgagtttggacaactgacggttcatcttgttgcttagattaggtatttttcagaatttttaagaatgaattctagtgtttcaaggtgatgttcttatcatcaccaaatctgattgatcttcatcaatttagctcttgaatgcattgttctgctgaagcttggctagacatgtctaatttctttagactaaagccttagactaacattgcatgattcctggaattctcattaagaattttgataNNNNNNNNNNNNNNNNNNNNNNNNNNNNNNNNNNNNNNNNNNNNNNNNNNNNNNNNNNNNNNNNNNNNNNNNNNNNNNNNNNNNNNNNNNNNNNNNNNNNNNNNNNNNNNNNNNNNNNNNNNNNNNNNNNNNNNNNNNNNNNNNNNNNNNNNNNNNNNNNNNNNNNNNNNNNNNNNNNNNNNNNNNNNNNNNNNNNNNNNNNNNNNNNNNNNNNNNNNNNNNNNNNNNNNNNNNNNNNNNNNNNNNNNNNNNNNNNNNNNNNNNNNNNNNNNNNNNNNNNNNNNNNNNNNNNNNNNNNNNNNNNNNNNNNNNNNNNNNNNNNNNNNNNNNNNNNNNNNNNNNNNNNNNNNNNNNNNNNNNNNNNNNNNNNNNNNNNNNNNNNNNNNNNNNNNNNNNNNNNNNNNNNNNNNNNNNNNNNNNNNNNNNNNNNNNNNNNNNNNNNNNNNNNNNNNNNNNNNNNNNNNNNNNNNNNNNNNNNNNNNNNNNNNNNNNNNNNNNNNNNNNNNNNNNNNNNNNNNNNNNNNNNNNNNNNNNNNNNNNNNNNNNNNNNNNNNNNNNNNNNNNNNNNNNNNNNNNNNNNNNNNNNNNNNNNNNNNNNNNNNNNNNNNNNNNNNNNNNNNNNNNNNNNNNNNNNNNNNNNNNNNNNNNNNNNNNNNNNNNNNNNNNNNNNNNNNNNNNNNNNNNNNNNNNNNNNNNNNNNNNNNNNNNNNNNNNNNNNNNNNNNNNNNNNNNNNNNNNNNNNNNNNNNNNNNNNNNNNNNNNNNNNNNNNNNNNNNNNNNNNNNNNNNNNNNNNNNNNNNNNNNNNNNNNNNNNNNNNNNNNNNNNNNNNNNNNNNNNNNNNNNNNNNNNNNNNNNNNNNNNNNNNNNNNNNNNNNNNNNNNNNNNNNNNNNNNNNNNNNNNNNNNNNNNNNNNNNNNNNNNNNNNNNNNNNNNNNNNNNNNNNNNNNNNNNNNNNNNNNNNNNNNNNNNNNNNNNNNNNNNNNNNNNNNNNNNNNNNNNNNNNNNNNNNNNNNNNNNNNNNNNNNNNNNNNNNNNNNNNNNNNNNNNNNNNNNNNNNNNNNNNNNNNNNNNNNNNNNNNNNNNNNNNNNNNNNNNNNNNNNNNNNNNNNNNNNNNNNNNNNNNNNNNNNNNNNNNNNNNNNNNNNNNNNNNNNNNNNNNNNNNNNNNNNNNNNNNNNNNNNNNNNNNNNNNNNNNNNNNNNNNNNNNNNNNNNNNNNNNNNNNNNNNNNNNNNNNNNNNNNNNNNNNNNNNNNNNNNNNNNNNNNNNNNNNNNNNNNNNNNNNNNNNNNNNNNNNNNNNNNNNNNNNNNNNNNNNNNNNNNNNNNNNNNNNNNNNNNNNNNNNNNNNNNNNNNNNNNNNNNNNNNNNNNNNNNNNNNNNNNNNNNNNNNNNNNNNNNNNNNNNNNNNNNNNNNNNNNNNNNNNNNNNNNNNNNNNNNNNNNNNNNNNNNNNNNNNNNNNNNNNNNNNNNNNNNNNNNNNNNNNNNNNNNNNNNNNNNNNNNNNNNNNNNNNNNNNNNNNNNNNNNNNNNNNNNNNNNNNNNNNNNNNNNNNNNNNNNNNNNNNNNNNNNNNNNNNNNNNNNNNNNNNNNNNNNNNNNNNNNNNNNNNNNNNNNNNNNNNNNNNNNNNNNNNNNNNNNNNNNNNNNNNNNNNNNNNNNNNNNNNNNNNNNNNNNNNNNNNNNNNNNNNNNNNNNNNNNNNNNNNNNNNNNNNNNNNNNNNNNNNNNNNNNNNNNNNNNNNNNNNNNNNNNNNNNNNNNNNNNtagaagaaaggagttcttgagattgatactctgaatgccatattggctcagaacaaaatattgactcagcaagtcaatatgatttctcaaagtctgcctggaatgcaagctgcaccaggtagtactaaggatgcctcatctgaagaagaagcttatgatcctgagaacccttcaatggaagaggtgaattatatgggagaaccctatggaaacaccNNNNNNNNNNNNNNNNNNNNNNNNNNNNNNNNNNNNNNNNNNNNNNNNNNNNNNNNNNNNNNNNNNNNNNNNNNNNNNNNNNNNNNNNNNNNNNNNNNNNNNNNNNNNNNNNNNNNNNNNNNNNNNNNNNNNNNNNNNNNNNNNNNNNNNNNNNNNNNNNNNNNNNNNNNNNNNNNNNNNNNNNNNNNNNNNNNNNNNNNNNNNNNNNNNNNNNNNNNNNNNNNNNNNNNNNNNNNNNNNNNNNNNNNNNNNNNNNNNNNNNNNNNNNNNNNNNNNNNNNNNNNNNNNNNNNNNNNNNNNNNNNNNNNNNNNNNNNTTACTGAACTCCCttctagtactcttccaagcaatacagaagagaatccaaaaggagagtgcaaggtcatcaacatggccgaatttggagaggaggaagaggcagtgagcgccactgaggaagacctcaatggacgtccactggcctccaatgagttccataatgaggaaccataggaatctaaggctcacactgagaccatagagattccattgaatttacttctgccattcatgagctctgatgagtattcttcctctgaagaggacgaagatgtcactgaagagcaagttgccaagtaccttggagcaatcatgaagctaaatgacaagttatttggtaatgagacttgggaggatgaaccccctttgctcaccaaagaactggataacttgactaggcagagattacctcaaaagcgacaggaccctgggaagttctcaataccttgtacagtaggcaccatgaccttcaagaaggctctgtgtgacctagggtcaaccataaaccttatgcctctctctgtaatggagaagttagggatctttgaggtacaagctgcaagaatctcactagagatggcagacaattcaagaaagcaagcttatggacttgtagaggatgttcaggtaaagattgaagaccattacatccctgctaatttcatagtcctagagactgggaagtgaatggatgaatccatcatcgttatcttcctagccacaacaaaggctgtgattgatgttgacagaggagaattgatcattcaagtgaatgaagaatcctttgtgtttaaggctcaaggatatccctctgtaaccatggagaggaagcatgaagagcttctctcacaacagagtcaaacagagtctcccacagtcaaactctaagtttggtgttgggaggccacaaccaaactctaagtttggtgttgaacccccacattcaaactctaagtttggtgttgggaggttccaacattgctctgagtatctgtgaggctccatgagagcccactgtcaagctactgacattaaagaagtgcttgttgggagacaatccaatgttatatttatctattttccttttgtttttttttatgttttctacaggttgatgatcatgggaagtcacaaaatcaattgaaaaagcaaaaacagaatgaaaaacagaaagaaaaatagcacaccctggaggataacttgctggcgtttaaacgccagtaagggcagcaaatgggcgtttaacgccagtctggcactattctgggcgtttaacgccagaaaagggcaccagactggcgttaaacgcca harbors:
- the LOC107469058 gene encoding linamarin synthase 2, producing the protein MSCSGKSQPHVVCVPFPAQGHINPFMQLARILHFNGFHVTFVNSELNQKRIAKFLGPNFVKNQHGFHFETIPDGLPPPQDDANHHDNTALCDSTRKHCLEPFKDLLMKLNSSSEVPNVSYIISDGAMSFAIKAAQELKIPEAQFWTTSACGFMAYLQFGELANRGIIPFKDQESITECVLNNPIDWIPGMKNIRLKDMPSFIRTTTLEETMFDFMGSEAQNCLKSSTIIFNTFQDLELEVLDAIKNDTFPNIYNIGPLPFLGSHVFNNNKDKLMSHGSSSLWLEDSSCLNWLDKWQPNSVVYVNYGSWTVMSEDHLKEFAWGLANSNHPFLWIIRDNIVMGESAILPMEFSNEIRDRGYITSWCPQEKVLSHSSIGVFLTHCGWNSVIEALCGGVPIICWPFFADQQTNCRYVCANWRFGVELRHDVERGEVAEVVKEMMEGEIGRELKKNVLEWRKKALEATHVGGSSYNDFNRLVEEALRFQNVV